In Terriglobus sp. TAA 43, a single window of DNA contains:
- a CDS encoding VCBS repeat-containing protein, with protein MQRMKLIASLAFASMAALPISQAERRPQEIVFTSRMIDPAAFETAAVGDINNDGHLDIVSGENWYEGPRWIKHTFRSIEYYRNATEDLTDLLVDVNHDGYLDVVSSASHGNRIWWNENPKGKAGQWKEHLIESGHSVEFSFLVNLDSKSKTPAVLPQWGGHTMVDPLAWFELADGAFLKHVVSTRSYGHGIGVGDMNGDGKNDIITPFGWLEAPIDPRKPDWALHQEFNLGSVGYIYALDVNGDGRVDLVTSMAHDYGLVWMENLGGGKWQKHVIDDTWSQGHAVTMVDLNGDGRPDFVTGKRYMAHNGSDPGEREPLGIYWYEYRQANDGSVEWIKHIIDYGSRVSAGMQIAVADLDGDGDLDLVMGGKTGLFIFENQTRSPSTSGR; from the coding sequence ATGCAACGAATGAAGTTGATTGCGTCACTTGCTTTCGCCTCGATGGCTGCTCTGCCGATTTCACAGGCGGAGAGGCGTCCGCAGGAGATTGTCTTCACGAGCCGAATGATTGACCCTGCTGCGTTTGAGACTGCAGCGGTGGGCGATATCAACAACGACGGCCATCTGGACATTGTTTCTGGCGAGAACTGGTACGAAGGTCCACGCTGGATCAAGCACACATTTCGGTCGATCGAATACTACCGCAATGCGACTGAAGATCTGACGGACCTTCTCGTTGACGTCAATCATGATGGATATCTCGACGTCGTGAGTTCGGCCTCTCACGGCAATCGGATCTGGTGGAATGAAAATCCGAAGGGCAAGGCCGGCCAGTGGAAAGAACATCTCATCGAGTCTGGTCATAGTGTCGAGTTCAGCTTCCTCGTCAACCTCGATTCGAAGAGTAAGACTCCCGCGGTGCTTCCTCAGTGGGGCGGCCACACAATGGTCGATCCGCTGGCATGGTTTGAGCTAGCTGACGGTGCGTTCCTGAAACACGTTGTCAGTACACGTAGCTACGGGCATGGCATCGGTGTTGGTGACATGAACGGCGATGGGAAGAATGACATCATCACACCATTCGGTTGGCTTGAAGCGCCCATTGATCCGCGCAAACCAGACTGGGCCCTCCATCAGGAGTTCAACCTCGGGAGCGTCGGTTACATCTATGCGCTTGACGTCAATGGAGATGGAAGAGTCGATCTCGTCACGTCCATGGCGCACGACTACGGCCTCGTCTGGATGGAAAATCTTGGCGGCGGTAAGTGGCAGAAACATGTCATCGACGACACATGGTCGCAAGGGCACGCGGTCACAATGGTGGACTTGAATGGTGACGGCAGACCTGATTTTGTTACTGGAAAACGCTACATGGCCCACAACGGTTCCGACCCTGGAGAGCGGGAACCGCTTGGCATCTATTGGTATGAATATCGGCAAGCCAACGATGGCTCGGTGGAATGGATCAAACACATCATTGATTACGGAAGCCGTGTCAGCGCCGGGATGCAAATCGCCGTGGCCGATCTGGATGGTGATGGCGATCTGGATTTGGTGATGGGTGGGAAGACCGGACTATTCATCTTTGAAAATCAGACACGCTCACCGAGCACCTCAGGACGATAG
- a CDS encoding ThuA domain-containing protein, whose product MLRALLFLFIATLPGMAQTPIAPVHRIQVLIITGQDKHPWRETSPYLKGLLEASGKFEVRTTEEFKGANAETLRPYDVAVLNYSDEKLNVPDWSDSTKEALLEFVRSGKGLVVYHHSAASFQNWPEYRELVGCIWKTSSSYHSPVHDYQVNVIDSNHPVTLGLTSSFSAKTDELYAGLDCIPTSELHVLATGWDDHSLYVKKREGPTPGSPSQDEPLLWTRAYGRGRVFATMLGNDMRAVRTPGFISTFVRGTEWAATGSVTIPPEPEVAK is encoded by the coding sequence ATGTTGCGAGCGCTGTTGTTCTTGTTCATAGCCACCCTGCCGGGAATGGCGCAAACACCGATCGCACCTGTCCATCGCATTCAGGTTCTCATCATCACCGGGCAGGACAAACATCCGTGGCGCGAGACCAGCCCCTATCTGAAGGGGCTGTTGGAGGCATCGGGAAAATTTGAAGTGCGCACCACCGAAGAGTTCAAAGGAGCGAACGCCGAGACGCTGCGTCCCTATGACGTCGCTGTTCTGAACTATTCAGATGAGAAGTTGAATGTGCCTGACTGGAGCGACAGCACCAAAGAGGCATTGCTGGAGTTCGTTCGATCAGGCAAAGGGTTGGTGGTTTATCACCACTCCGCTGCGTCCTTTCAAAACTGGCCCGAGTATAGAGAGCTTGTTGGCTGCATATGGAAGACGAGCAGCAGCTACCATTCGCCAGTTCACGACTACCAGGTCAACGTGATTGATTCGAATCATCCCGTCACGTTAGGGTTGACATCCTCGTTTTCTGCAAAGACCGACGAGTTGTATGCCGGACTCGATTGCATTCCCACGAGTGAGTTGCACGTGCTTGCAACCGGGTGGGATGATCACTCGCTCTACGTGAAGAAACGTGAGGGGCCAACACCGGGAAGCCCTTCGCAGGACGAGCCTTTGTTGTGGACACGCGCGTACGGACGTGGCCGTGTCTTTGCGACGATGCTCGGCAATGACATGCGTGCGGTTCGCACTCCCGGTTTCATTTCAACGTTTGTGCGTGGCACAGAATGGGCCGCAACCGGATCAGTAACCATACCTCCCGAACCCGAAGTCGCAAAGTAG
- a CDS encoding sugar phosphate isomerase/epimerase, whose translation MTRRTFLQTAPIFATSFVPPIKLKQPFTAGLVPFGKTTVETGIQDFWGHADEVAAVGVHHLEFNNTRAKIAEAYASRWTELHDGMAARGLSMPGIAQYSHMDKPDELGAILQQHMLLGQFMSNIGGKYITHMIAPSVILNEVADEEAYSRINVKSWITNLNQVARSVFEQWGVKMAYHPEQREVSHHLYEQVLQSTDERYVHFIADVGHLAAGGAEPVDTCRKYQKRLVAVHLKDFAPAPPKDIAVKAGNVPFGDGIVDLVGIVAELERSGFKGWVMGESGAGDEAMYQYMSGRLGLRF comes from the coding sequence GTGACTCGACGCACATTTCTTCAGACCGCCCCCATTTTCGCAACGTCATTCGTCCCGCCAATTAAGCTAAAGCAGCCGTTTACGGCTGGGCTGGTTCCCTTTGGCAAGACCACGGTTGAGACAGGCATTCAGGACTTCTGGGGCCACGCAGATGAAGTGGCGGCGGTCGGTGTGCACCATTTGGAGTTCAATAACACGCGTGCAAAGATCGCTGAGGCCTACGCGTCGCGATGGACGGAACTTCACGACGGCATGGCTGCCCGCGGACTGAGCATGCCGGGGATTGCCCAATATAGCCACATGGATAAGCCTGACGAACTCGGCGCGATCCTGCAGCAGCACATGTTGCTGGGGCAATTTATGTCCAACATCGGCGGAAAATACATCACGCATATGATTGCGCCCTCGGTCATCTTGAACGAGGTGGCCGACGAAGAGGCATATAGCCGAATCAATGTGAAGAGTTGGATTACCAATCTGAACCAGGTGGCCCGAAGTGTCTTTGAGCAATGGGGTGTGAAGATGGCCTATCACCCGGAGCAGAGGGAAGTGAGTCACCATTTATATGAGCAGGTGCTGCAATCCACTGACGAACGGTATGTGCACTTCATCGCGGACGTGGGGCATTTGGCTGCAGGCGGTGCGGAGCCCGTGGATACCTGCAGGAAATATCAGAAGCGACTTGTTGCAGTGCATCTGAAGGATTTTGCGCCCGCACCACCAAAGGACATTGCGGTGAAAGCCGGAAATGTGCCGTTCGGCGATGGCATTGTCGATCTGGTTGGCATTGTGGCCGAACTGGAGAGGAGCGGCTTCAAGGGATGGGTTATGGGAGAGAGTGGCGCCGGAGATGAGGCCATGTATCAATACATGTCCGGAAGACTAGGGCTGCGGTTCTAG
- a CDS encoding response regulator transcription factor, with translation MQILVVEDRPRMARLLDRALRRDGHTVTVALDGEQAVEYGRSPHLDVILLDVTLPVIDGFTVLTMLRAEQFTTPTIMLTARDSMEDIVRGLDLGADDYLTKPFALANLLARIRAVSRRKPVVPTERLEFRDLALDRATHGLSRLGRTEPLSRIEFALMEKLVRNAGMVVTKDMLVEAGWGLGAEVSDTSLYVYMRALRNKIASEGEKQLLHTIRGVGYTLRQAQA, from the coding sequence ATGCAAATCCTGGTTGTGGAAGATCGCCCACGCATGGCCCGCCTATTGGACCGTGCTTTGCGGCGGGATGGCCATACGGTCACCGTCGCGCTCGATGGAGAACAGGCGGTGGAATACGGCCGGTCGCCGCATCTGGATGTCATTCTGCTTGATGTCACTTTGCCGGTGATTGATGGCTTCACCGTACTGACCATGTTGCGGGCAGAGCAATTCACAACTCCGACCATCATGCTCACGGCCCGTGATTCCATGGAGGACATCGTTCGTGGCCTGGATCTGGGAGCGGACGATTACCTGACTAAACCCTTCGCCCTGGCGAATCTGTTGGCGAGAATACGTGCTGTATCTCGCAGAAAGCCCGTAGTACCCACCGAGCGACTCGAGTTTCGCGATCTGGCACTCGACCGCGCAACGCACGGGCTTTCGAGATTGGGGCGAACAGAGCCGTTGAGCAGAATCGAATTTGCCTTGATGGAAAAGCTTGTCCGCAACGCGGGCATGGTTGTCACGAAAGATATGCTCGTGGAAGCTGGATGGGGTCTTGGCGCCGAAGTGAGTGATACCTCGCTTTATGTCTACATGCGAGCGCTGCGAAACAAGATCGCCTCTGAGGGCGAAAAGCAACTGCTTCATACCATACGTGGTGTGGGCTACACACTCCGACAAGCCCAGGCATGA
- a CDS encoding cell wall metabolism sensor histidine kinase WalK codes for MSISLRLTLWFSTAFIFGYFVFGIVMYGELSYSLAAGRDKTLLRRADRAISLLKSCGIGSAKCAQGFDAFASGTPEGNLVHVLDEHGKQVYPVTSDARDTFPWPANIASQDRTYAKVQYDGSPFRVLSEPTIIGDAKYHVVIGGQLRDNRVLVNQFTVGLLWAAPILLIFSAAIGYFLSTRALKPVAKLISSFRSISIGNLSRRLPSIQSGDELEALTETCNDMLSRLELAVGQITRFTADASHELRSPITYIYTQSEYALKNLPLDEESTECFSEILRECEEATDLLTDMLMLARCDSGHSGMVFTRTDLKGVLSDVYRKAIPLAEGKRHRITFETSRNEPAWIMGDAPSLRRLFWIMLDNAIKYTPAGGQINVRLQMNGNEAKVDIQDNGIGIPQESLSSIFDRFYRVDKARNSSEGSGLGLSIAKWISDMHRGDLSVKSFENIGSTFQVSFGTISTNL; via the coding sequence ATGTCGATCTCTCTACGCCTGACTTTGTGGTTTTCTACTGCATTTATTTTTGGTTATTTCGTATTCGGCATCGTGATGTATGGAGAGTTGTCATACTCTCTTGCGGCGGGCAGAGACAAGACACTTCTTCGCCGTGCGGATCGCGCTATTTCCCTTCTCAAAAGCTGCGGCATCGGCAGTGCAAAGTGTGCGCAGGGATTCGATGCCTTTGCCTCCGGCACCCCGGAAGGCAATCTGGTCCATGTGCTCGATGAACACGGGAAGCAGGTCTATCCGGTCACCTCCGACGCGAGAGATACATTTCCCTGGCCTGCCAACATCGCCTCACAGGACCGCACTTATGCCAAAGTGCAATATGATGGATCGCCTTTTCGAGTCCTATCTGAACCAACGATCATTGGCGATGCAAAATACCATGTGGTGATTGGCGGCCAGCTCAGGGACAACCGTGTCCTTGTGAATCAGTTCACAGTCGGTCTTCTGTGGGCCGCCCCAATCCTTCTGATTTTCTCGGCGGCGATCGGATATTTTCTCAGCACCCGCGCGCTGAAGCCCGTAGCGAAATTAATCTCTTCGTTTCGATCGATCAGCATCGGAAACCTCTCGCGAAGACTACCTTCGATTCAGTCCGGAGATGAACTTGAGGCCCTGACAGAAACATGCAATGACATGTTGTCTCGTTTGGAACTGGCGGTCGGACAGATTACTCGCTTCACGGCTGACGCGTCACATGAGTTGCGAAGTCCCATTACATACATCTACACGCAGTCAGAATACGCACTGAAGAATCTCCCCCTCGATGAGGAGAGCACCGAGTGCTTTTCTGAAATTCTGCGTGAGTGTGAAGAAGCTACCGACCTGCTGACGGACATGCTCATGTTGGCGAGATGTGATTCCGGGCATTCAGGAATGGTTTTCACGCGCACGGATCTGAAGGGCGTTCTGAGCGATGTGTATCGGAAAGCGATTCCGCTCGCTGAAGGCAAACGGCATCGCATCACGTTCGAAACATCCCGCAATGAACCGGCATGGATTATGGGTGATGCTCCAAGCTTGCGGCGACTTTTCTGGATCATGCTGGACAACGCGATCAAATACACACCGGCAGGTGGACAGATCAACGTTCGACTACAAATGAACGGCAACGAAGCAAAGGTCGATATCCAGGACAACGGCATTGGAATTCCGCAAGAGTCCCTGTCCTCTATTTTCGACCGCTTCTATCGCGTCGATAAAGCGCGCAACTCCTCGGAAGGATCGGGATTGGGTCTCTCGAT